The Novosphingobium resinovorum nucleotide sequence AAATAGAGCTTTTACCTCGGAAATTAGCGTCTCGACAGATGGTGATAGCTGCCCTCGCTTATGCACGATTGCACAGTGCCAGGCCGGCTCAATTTTGCACAGCTTGACGAGTTTTCCCGAAGCCAGCTCTGCTTCAGCGAGCATATCCGAGGAGAACCATACTACATCGCTATCCATAGTAATTTTTTTTAGTATGTCAAAATTGCTGCAAACTATCGATCCTGCATTGATCGGCGGAAAATCCACCCCAGTACCGGATGCCACCTTGTAATGCCAAATATCTTCCAGATTCGTGCAATCGCTTGCAAGCGGATGGCCAGCCCGAACTAATACGGATATAGAAAGATCAAACAGAAATTCGATTTCTAAATCATCTATGTTTGGATTTGACTTCGACATCGGCAAGAATGCGACATCGATAAGATCGGATCGAAGGTCGTTGATCGCCTTGTCCGACACATTTATTGATGGGTGCAACTCTATTCGCGGTGACTTCGCCAACATGGCAGTCGTCAGCGGAGCCAAGGCTATGCTGGCGACAATCGGGGCCATTGCAAAGCTTACTTGACCCAGTTCACCACGAGCGAACAGGTAAAGGCTATGTTCGAAACTCAGCGCATGCTGCAGCAGTCGCCGGGCTTCAGCAATGATTGCAGTGCCCGAGGGCGTCGGACTAATCCCATTTCTTCGACGATCGAAAATCTTTACCCCCAATCGCCTTTCACTTTCAGCCACGCTGCGGCTGAGGGCTGGCTGAGTTAGATTAAGTTTTTGCCCTGCTTTGGAAAAACTTTCCGCATCGGCGACAGCCACGAGATGCTCGAGCATGTTTAGTGTCTGATTCAAAATTGCGGGCGTGGCAATCAGGGCCTTGCGATGCGGCGAGCATATAGCTGGATGGATGCGATAAAGAGCCAAGCTGTGGCGGACGCGATGGTTTCCTCGAAGTCCTTTGCCAGACGCCGGTTGCGGCTCAGCCATGCGAACGTTCTTTCGACGACC carries:
- a CDS encoding LysR family transcriptional regulator: MLEHLVAVADAESFSKAGQKLNLTQPALSRSVAESERRLGVKIFDRRRNGISPTPSGTAIIAEARRLLQHALSFEHSLYLFARGELGQVSFAMAPIVASIALAPLTTAMLAKSPRIELHPSINVSDKAINDLRSDLIDVAFLPMSKSNPNIDDLEIEFLFDLSISVLVRAGHPLASDCTNLEDIWHYKVASGTGVDFPPINAGSIVCSNFDILKKITMDSDVVWFSSDMLAEAELASGKLVKLCKIEPAWHCAIVHKRGQLSPSVETLISEVKALFLPAESL